Proteins co-encoded in one Pelobates fuscus isolate aPelFus1 chromosome 5, aPelFus1.pri, whole genome shotgun sequence genomic window:
- the LOC134612044 gene encoding solute carrier family 2, facilitated glucose transporter member 11-like, producing the protein MYHCINACIEVLASLYDAFLASVQLKKPTGLQKGLTLNLALLTLILGTGGTFQYGLHISLINAPAKYIQTFINGTWQHRYGSSLQPDTVLLLWSFIVSVYSIGGLLGALAVGHLSVTFGRKKTQLYNNLAALLGALLMGMSQTAHSFEMIILGRLCYGINAGVSLNLHTMYIGECAPQRLRGMITVTVSFFIAFGKLMGFVIGLREFMGSEELWPYLMAVSAIPALIQLATLPFFPESPRYLLIDKGDTDGCLKAMQQLWGPGDHSREVKEMLKEKMAMEGNQIKGMKDLLSDRAVRWQMIMMVLTCGGIQLIGINAVYFYAYDIFQNAGIRESQIPYVSLGIGLTEILTTILCGSIIDCLGRRVLLWMNYGVLALTLALLTTTLSLQDNYSWLPYVSSMLIFIFTLSYGLGPGGVSCVLATELFIQSYRPAAYSLIGIMNWVGLFVLALVFPFIEEALGPFCFIFFLLYCFFMTVFTLLMLPETKDKSIIEILESFNHLNIREKNHIPVYDTQL; encoded by the exons ATGTATCATTGTATCAATGCATGCATTGAAGTCCTTGCTTCTCTGTATGATGCATTTCTTGCAAGCGTGCAATTAAAGAAGCCCACTGGTCTGCAGAAG GGGCTCACTCTGAATCTTGCTTTATTAACACTGATTCTGGGTACTGGGGGTACCTTCCAGTATGGGTTACACATCTCACTCATCAATGCTCCGGCCAAA TATATTCAAACATTCATCAATGGCACCTGGCAACATCGTTACGGATCATCCCTTCAGCCGGACACAGTCTTACTGTTGTGGTCCttcattgtgtctgtgtatagcaTTGGAGGCTTGCTAGGGGCTCTGGCAGTTGGACACCTCTCAGTCACATTTGGAAG AAAAAAGACTCAGCTTTACAACAACTTGGCTGCTCTGCTGGGTGCTCTTCTGATGGGAATGAGCCAGACTGCCCATTCTTTTGAGATGATTATATTAGGACGATTGTGTTATGGCATAAATGCAG GTGTTAGTctgaatctacatacaatgtacaTAGGGGAGTGTGCCCCCCAGAGACTACGTGGGATGATAACTGTAACTGTGTCTTTCTTTATCGCTTTTGGAAAATTGATGGGTTTCGTCATAGGACTCAG gGAATTCATGGGCTCAGAGGAACTATGGCCTTATCTTATGGCAGTTAGTGCTATCCCTGCACTCATTCAGTTAGCAACACTGCCCTTCTTCCCTGAATCTCCACGTTACCTCCTTATTGATAAAGGCGATACGGATGGTTGTCTGAAAG CTATGCAGCAATTGTGGGGTCCAGGAGACCACAGTCGGGAGGTGAAAGAAATGTTAAAGgagaagatggcaatggaaggaaACCAGATAAAAGGCATGAAGGATCTCCTGTCCGATCGCGCTGTACGGTGGCAAATGATCATGATGGTGCTAACCTGTGGGGGAATACAGCTCATCGGGATCAATGCG GTTTATTTCTATGCATATGACATTTTCCAGAATGCAGGTATACGAGAAAGTCAGATTCCTTATGTGTCCTTGGGCATCGGCTTAACTGAAATTCTCACAACAATACTGTGT GGGTCTATCATTGACTGTCTTGGCAGGAGGGTCCTACTGTGGATGAATTATGGGGTCTTGGCATTGACCCTTGCTTTGCTTACTACAACTCTCTCACTGCAG GACAATTATAGTTGGCTCCCTTATGTATCTTCCATGCTTATCTTCATATTCACACTCAGCTATGGTTTGGGACCTG GTGGAGTCTCTTGTGTCCTTGCCACTGAGTTGTTTATTCAATCATACAGACCAGCCGCATACAGCCTAATTGGAATAATGAACTGGGTTGGGTTGTTCGTCCTGGCACTGGTTTTCCCTTTCATCGAG GAAGCATTGGGGCCCTTCTGCTTTATTTTCTTCTTACTTTACTGCTTTTTCATGACTGTGTTCACGCTCCTGATGTTGCCAGAGACCAAGGATAAAAGCATCATTGAGATTCTGGAATCCTTTAACCACCTCAACATAAGGGAGAAGAATCACATTCCTGTCTATGACACTCAACTTTAA